A single window of Brevundimonas naejangsanensis DNA harbors:
- a CDS encoding LysR family transcriptional regulator: MLAEYEIFVRALEEGSLSAAARRLDLSPAVASRRLARLEDRLGVRLIERTSRRLAPTEAGRLVYDRAAQLLEGVQDLEAVVSRRTTQARGLLRVSAPTSFGRRRLAPLLQPFLAAQPRLTLELNLTDAFVDLMAEDVDVAVRIGSYEAADPLMHRLAPNRRVLCASPAYLAEHGAPQTLDDLRRHAQLAAENQSTWRLEGPEGPVVFRARSRVRTNSSEVARELALAGLGVALRSTWDVGDELRDGRLKVVLPQYAGSSDVAIFALTAGRARAETRVRAFIDFLTGLYGETPEWDR, translated from the coding sequence ATGCTGGCCGAGTATGAAATCTTCGTCCGCGCCCTGGAGGAGGGCAGCCTGTCCGCCGCCGCGCGCAGGCTGGACCTCTCGCCCGCCGTGGCCTCGCGCAGGCTGGCGCGGCTGGAGGACCGGCTGGGGGTGCGGCTGATCGAGCGCACCTCGCGCCGCCTGGCCCCGACCGAGGCGGGACGGCTGGTCTATGACCGCGCGGCGCAACTGCTGGAGGGGGTCCAGGACCTGGAGGCCGTGGTGTCGCGCCGCACCACCCAGGCGCGCGGCCTGCTGCGGGTCTCGGCGCCGACCTCGTTCGGGCGGCGACGGCTGGCGCCCCTGCTCCAGCCGTTTCTGGCGGCGCAGCCCCGCCTGACGCTGGAGCTGAACCTGACCGACGCCTTTGTGGACCTGATGGCCGAGGACGTGGACGTGGCGGTGCGGATCGGGAGCTATGAGGCGGCTGATCCGCTGATGCACCGACTGGCGCCGAACCGGCGGGTGCTGTGCGCCTCGCCCGCCTATCTGGCCGAGCACGGCGCGCCGCAGACGTTGGACGACCTGCGCCGCCACGCCCAGCTGGCGGCCGAGAACCAGTCGACCTGGCGGCTGGAGGGTCCCGAAGGTCCTGTCGTCTTCCGCGCCCGCAGCCGGGTGCGGACCAACTCAAGCGAAGTGGCCCGAGAGTTGGCGCTGGCGGGCCTCGGCGTCGCCCTGCGCTCGACCTGGGATGTCGGCGACGAACTGCGCGACGGGCGGCTGAAGGTGGTGCTGCCGCAATATGCCGGCTCGTCCGACGTGGCGATCTTCGCTCTGACGGCAGGGCGGGCGCGGGCCGAAACCCGCGTCCGCGCCTTTATCGACTTCCTGACCGGCCTCTACGGAGAGACGCCGGAGTGGGACCGCTGA
- a CDS encoding prolyl oligopeptidase family serine peptidase codes for MRNRLMGAALPALVLAVAVPALMLPVAAIAQDAAPTYQQPPAPIAQILDAKPNPGVSVSPDRKTLLLTDRSNLPSIAELSEPMLRLAGYRINPRNNGPANSRVSWLTGLSFQSIDGGAARPVSGLPANARLTNTSWAPDGKTVAFLVNVPNGLELWVADVAQAKARKLNGPMVNAASGSGFSWLPDSSGLLVLAVPAGRGVAPNVDHPPEGPIITETGGRAAPVRTYQDLLSNAGDEALFDYYFTSQPTVVSLNGRARTVGQPGVVLGLSTSPDGRYILQTRVKKPYSYVVPASLFPSDIIVTDLNGREAHRVADLPLRDNVPTPFDAVAPGPRSVQWRADADATLVWAEAQDGGDPRNAAEVRDRVFMLRAPFNDRPQVLLDLKERYAGTTWGRDDVAIVNSRWFNTRHETRTLVDPSNPGAGRILVDRNYQDRYNDPGSVMTEPNARGRSVMRFNADGSKVFVEGGGATREGQYPFLDLMDLKTGASERLWRSAQGEYETVVGVLDENGRKLVTYRESRTDPANLRVRDLDGGVTALTAFPDPAPQLAGVSRELITYTRDDGVELSGTLYLPAGYDKGRDGPLPLLMWAYPAEFTDAAVAGQVVDTDNRFVRPGGSSHLFLLTQGYAILDNPTMPIIGRDGAEPNDTYIEQLSASAKAAVDAVVALGVADRDRIAVGGHSYGAFMTANLLAHTDLFKTGIARSGAYNRTLTPFGFQAEQRSYWEATDTYNAMSPFTYANKINEPILLIHGEADANSGTFPIQTERFYAALKGNGATARYVVLPKEDHGYRARESVGHTLYEMGAWLDRWMKPTTTSSQE; via the coding sequence ATGCGCAATCGACTGATGGGGGCCGCCTTGCCCGCCCTGGTTCTGGCTGTGGCCGTGCCGGCCCTGATGCTGCCGGTCGCGGCGATCGCCCAGGATGCGGCGCCCACCTATCAGCAACCGCCGGCGCCGATCGCCCAGATTCTGGACGCCAAGCCGAATCCGGGCGTCAGCGTCAGCCCGGATCGCAAGACCCTGCTGCTGACCGACCGTTCTAATCTGCCCAGCATCGCTGAATTGTCTGAGCCGATGCTGCGGCTGGCGGGCTATCGCATCAACCCGCGCAACAACGGCCCGGCTAACAGCCGCGTCTCCTGGCTGACCGGGCTTAGCTTCCAATCGATCGACGGCGGCGCCGCGCGGCCCGTGTCGGGCCTGCCGGCCAATGCGCGCCTGACGAACACCAGCTGGGCGCCGGACGGCAAGACCGTCGCCTTCCTGGTCAACGTCCCCAACGGCCTGGAGCTGTGGGTCGCCGATGTCGCCCAGGCCAAGGCGCGCAAGCTGAACGGGCCGATGGTCAACGCCGCTTCGGGTTCGGGCTTCTCCTGGCTGCCGGATTCCTCTGGCCTGCTGGTCCTGGCCGTTCCGGCCGGGCGCGGCGTGGCCCCCAACGTGGATCATCCGCCCGAGGGTCCGATCATCACTGAGACCGGCGGCCGCGCCGCGCCGGTGCGCACCTATCAGGACCTGCTGTCCAATGCAGGCGACGAGGCCCTGTTCGACTATTACTTCACCAGCCAGCCGACCGTGGTGTCGCTGAACGGCCGCGCCCGCACTGTGGGACAGCCCGGCGTCGTGCTGGGCCTGTCGACCTCGCCGGACGGCCGCTACATCCTGCAGACGCGGGTGAAGAAGCCCTATTCCTATGTGGTGCCGGCCAGCCTGTTCCCGTCGGACATCATCGTGACTGACCTCAATGGGCGCGAGGCGCACCGCGTCGCCGACCTGCCGCTGCGGGACAATGTGCCGACGCCGTTCGACGCCGTGGCGCCGGGGCCGCGTTCGGTCCAGTGGCGGGCGGACGCCGACGCCACCCTGGTCTGGGCCGAGGCTCAGGACGGCGGCGATCCGCGCAACGCCGCCGAGGTGCGCGACCGCGTCTTCATGCTGCGCGCGCCGTTCAACGACCGTCCGCAAGTGCTGCTTGACCTGAAGGAGCGCTACGCCGGAACCACATGGGGCCGTGACGACGTGGCCATCGTCAACAGCCGCTGGTTCAACACCCGCCACGAGACGCGCACCCTGGTCGATCCGTCCAACCCTGGCGCGGGCCGCATCCTGGTCGATCGCAACTATCAGGACCGCTATAATGATCCGGGCTCGGTGATGACCGAGCCGAACGCGCGCGGCCGCTCGGTCATGCGCTTCAACGCCGACGGCTCCAAGGTCTTCGTCGAGGGCGGGGGCGCGACGCGCGAGGGGCAATATCCCTTCCTCGATCTGATGGACCTGAAGACCGGCGCCTCCGAGCGTCTGTGGCGCTCGGCCCAGGGCGAGTACGAGACCGTCGTCGGCGTGCTGGACGAGAACGGCCGCAAGCTGGTCACCTATCGCGAAAGCCGCACCGACCCGGCCAACCTGCGCGTGCGGGATCTGGACGGCGGCGTGACGGCCCTGACCGCTTTCCCGGACCCGGCGCCGCAACTGGCCGGGGTCAGCCGCGAACTGATCACCTATACCCGCGACGATGGGGTGGAGCTGTCGGGGACGCTTTATCTGCCCGCCGGCTACGACAAGGGCCGCGACGGCCCGCTGCCGCTGCTGATGTGGGCCTATCCGGCCGAGTTCACCGACGCCGCTGTGGCCGGTCAGGTCGTCGACACCGACAATCGCTTCGTGCGGCCGGGCGGCTCCAGCCATCTGTTCCTGCTGACGCAGGGCTACGCCATCCTGGACAACCCGACGATGCCGATCATCGGCCGCGACGGGGCCGAGCCGAACGACACCTACATCGAACAGCTGTCGGCCAGCGCCAAGGCGGCGGTCGACGCCGTGGTCGCGCTGGGCGTGGCGGATCGCGACCGGATCGCCGTCGGCGGCCACTCCTACGGCGCATTCATGACCGCCAACCTGCTGGCGCACACCGACCTGTTCAAGACCGGCATCGCGCGTTCGGGCGCCTATAACCGCACCCTGACGCCGTTCGGCTTCCAGGCCGAGCAGCGGTCCTATTGGGAGGCGACCGACACCTACAACGCCATGTCGCCCTTCACCTACGCCAACAAGATCAACGAGCCGATCCTGCTGATCCACGGCGAGGCGGACGCCAACTCCGGCACCTTCCCGATCCAGACGGAACGCTTCTACGCCGCGCTGAAGGGCAATGGCGCCACGGCTCGATATGTGGTTCTGCCCAAAGAGGACCACGGCTATCGCGCGCGGGAGTCTGTCGGCCACACCCTGTATGAGATGGGCGCCTGGCTGGACCGCTGGATGAAGCCGACGACTACTTCGTCTCAGGAATAG